A part of Crassostrea angulata isolate pt1a10 chromosome 5, ASM2561291v2, whole genome shotgun sequence genomic DNA contains:
- the LOC128183639 gene encoding uncharacterized protein LOC128183639: MLKKNTRKIANINTACTQILLQDISPYKPQYCSNVTMLLIIYGLRGWIYVYLTLLYHVYSVICQEPAKCYSWDTFQQGRLEGNVLRSLSRTGPFTCIKECLLRNNCKSVNYNHQFHQCEINHRRAVKTSLKVGALWRYLERNKMDNLVDVSPCNGSICKKGERCVELADNSTTCSITECLPHSQHGNKLVFSKATPEHSPLAVGSVVHYHCATNVTVNITRRCQQTGNWKDLQDPIEYCVSKKTGS; the protein is encoded by the exons ATGTTGAAGAAAAACACAAGAAAAATAGCCAATATTAACACGGCATGCACACAAATATTATTACAAGACATTTCCCCCTATAAACCACAATACTGTTCAAATGTGACGATGTTGTTGATAATCTATGGACTCCGTGGATGGATAT ACGTCTATTTAACCTTGCTCTACCACGTTTACTCGGTTATTTGCCAAGAGCCTGCCAAGTGCTACAGCTGGGACACGTTCCAACAGGGCCGACTGGAGGGGAACGTCCTACGGAGTTTGTCTCGTACGGGGCCTTTCACGTGCATCAAGGAATGTCTGCTACGAAATAATTGTAAATCAGTCAACTATAATCATCAATTTCATCAATGTGAAATCAATCATAGAAGAGCAGTGAAAACCTCACTGAAAGTGGGCGCCCTTTGGCGATACCTGGAGAGAAATAAAATGGACAATCTG GTTGATGTATCCCCTTGCAACGGATCAATTTGTAAAAAAGGAGAGAGATGTGTGGAGTTGGCAGACAATTCGACAACCTGCAGTATTACAG aatgTCTGCCGCACTCGCAGCATGGAAATAAACTGGTATTTTCCAAAGCGACCCCTGAGCACAGTCCATTGGCTGTGGGGAGTGTGGTCCATTATCACTGTGCTACCAATGTCACAGTCAACATAACACGGCGATGTCAACAAACGGGCAACTGGAAAGACTTGCAGGACCCTATCGAATATTGTG TGTCAAAAAAAACAGGTAGTTAA
- the LOC128183642 gene encoding small VCP/p97-interacting protein-like: protein MGICLPCLGGQADDYDQPSPETRRRQMAEAAEKRKRDDEGRGVKDPEALKRKQQRREDIEKKAEQSGGGGEGGGLRWQVS from the exons ATGGGAATTTGTCTGCCTTGTTTAGGTGGACAGGCCGACGATTATGATCAACCAAGCCCT GAGACAAGAAGAAGACAAATGGCCGAAGCAGCTGAAAAAAGGAAAAGAGACGATGAAGGGAGGGGAGTGAAAGATCCAGAGGCATTAAAGCGAAAGCAGCAGAGAAGGGAGGACATAGAAAAGAAAGCAGAGCAGTCAGGAGGGGGAGGGGAAGGTGGAGGACTTAGG TGGCAAGTTAGCTAA